A genomic region of Raphanus sativus cultivar WK10039 unplaced genomic scaffold, ASM80110v3 Scaffold1970, whole genome shotgun sequence contains the following coding sequences:
- the LOC108835002 gene encoding probable pectate lyase 20 has translation MAMTKVLVLFASALLLSMLFAGVDSTRSNETWHEHAVENPDEVAAMVDMSIRNSTVRRRLGYFSCSTGNPIDDCWRCDRKWQFRRKHLAVCAIGFGRNAIGGRDGRYYVVSDPNDDNPVNPKPGTLRHAVIQEEPLWIVFKRDMVITLKQELIMNSFKTIDGRGVNVHIANGACITIQYVTNIIIHGIHIHDCKPTGNAMVRSSPSHYGWRTMADGDGISIFGSSHIWIDHNSLSTCADGLIDAVMGSTAITISNNYFTHHNEVMLLGHSDTYTRDKVMQVTIAYNHFGRGLIQRMPRCRHGYFHVVNNDYTHWEMYAIGGSASPTINSQGNRYLAPRNRFAKEVTKRDYAGHWQWKHWNWRSEGDLFLNGAFFTRSGSGRGASYARASSLAAKSSSLVGVLTSNAGALNCRGGRRC, from the exons ATGGCTATGACGAAAGTACTTGTCCTCTTTGCTTCTGCATTACTCCTATCAATGCTCTTTGCTGGTGTCGATTCCACCAG GTCCAATGAAACATGGCATGAACATGCAGTTGAGAATCCAGACGAAGTAGCTGCCATGGTGGACAT GAGCATTCGTAACAGTACCGTGCGGAGAAGGTTAGGTTACTTCTCATGCTCCACCGGTAACCCAATCGACGATTGCTGGCGTTGTGACCGGAAATGGCAATTCCGGCGAAAACACCTCGCCGTTTGCGCGATCGGTTTCGGACGCAATGCAATAGGCGGCAGAGACGGACGCTACTACGTAGTAAGCGACCCTAACGACGATAACCCGGTTAACCCTAAACCGGGCACACTCCGTCACGCCGTGATCCAAGAAGAGCCTCTCTGGATCGTATTCAAACGCGACATGGTCATAACACTGAAGCAAGAACTCATCATGAACAGCTTCAAGACGATAGATGGCCGTGGCGTCAACGTACACATAGCTAACGGCGCGTGCATCACCATACAGTACGTGACGAACATTATCATACATGGGATACATATTCATGACTGCAAACCTACTGGTAACGCTATGGTGAGGAGCTCTCCGTCGCATTATGGGTGGAGGACGATGGCTGACGGTGATGGGATCTCGATCTTTGGGTCGAGTCATATTTGGATTGATCACAACTCGCTCTCTACTTGCGCTGATGGGCTTATTGATGCTGTTATGGGTTCCACTGCCATTACTATCTCTAACAATTACTTTACGCACCATAACGAGGTTATGTTGTTGGGACATAGTGATACTTACACAAGGGACAAGGTGATGCAGGTTACGATTGCTTATAACCATTTTGGTAGAGGTCTTATTCAGAGAATGCCAAG GTGTAGGCATGGATACTTCCATGTAGTGAACAATGACTACACACACTGGGAGATGTATGCAATTGGTGGTAGTGCGAGTCCCACCATCAACAGCCAAGGAAACAGATATCTTGCACCGAGAAACCGGTTTGCTAAAGAGGTGACAAAGAGAGACTATGCAGGGCACTGGCAATGGAAGCATTGGAACTGGAGATCAGAAGGAGACCTTTTCTTAAACGGTGCTTTCTTCACACGTTCTGGATCAGGGCGTGGAGCCAGCTACGCTAGAGCTTCAAGTTTGGCAGCCAAATCGTCATCCCTTGTTGGCGTCCTTACCTCTAATGCTGGTGCTCTTAATTGCAGAGGTGGTCGCCGGTGTTAA
- the LOC130505047 gene encoding UPF0725 protein At1g02770-like isoform X3, with protein sequence MTYDCENERIRYPNHVLVNLYARLGLHHFNLSQGSNLEFHHLKKFNMTMNYISSYRITLVGYDPATTLLINFQVGVSEQAYGRLNLMVFVARPQADRPPSNEVVRPLGVTNDPFKPDACDDNGFPFWPTDFNDTKRFHLLKESELQGNDCIRLYLELALCANDRNIPDSHVSQLQIVRVAMETFEDVDVINANFYITLKGLPVARVGEDGEHVERKVIIRS encoded by the exons ATGACTTACGATTGTGAAAACGAGAGGATTAGGTATCCTAATCATGTGTTGGTCAATCTTTACGCTAGACTCGGTCTCCATCATTTCAACCTCTCTCAg GGATCAAATTTAGAGTTCCATCACCTGAAGAAATTCAACATGACTATGAATTATATCTCCTCCTACCGCATCACTTTGGTGGGTTATGATCCAGCGACCACTTTGCTCATAAACTTTCAGGTTGGAGTGTCTGAGCAAGCATATGGTCGTTTGAATTTGATGGTCTTTGTTGCTAGACCTCAAGCTGATAGGCCTCCCAGCAATGAAGTTGTTAGGCCACTTG GTGTCACCAATGATCCCTTCAAACCGGATGCATGTGATGATAATGGATTCCCTTTCTGGCCGACAGATTTTAATGATACAAAACGATTCCACCTG CTGAAGGAATCCGAGTTGCAAGGCAACGACTGTATTCGTCTATACTTGGAACTTGCTCTCTGTGCCAATGATAGGAATATTCCTGAC AGCCATGTATCCCAGCTACAGATTGTGAGAGTTGCAATGGAAACTTTTGAGGATGTGGACGTCATAAATGCCAATTTCTACATAACGTTGAAAGGCTTGCCCGTGGCTCGGGTTGGTGAGGATGGTGAGCATGTTGAGCGCAAAGTCATAATTAGAAG TTGA
- the LOC130505047 gene encoding putative UPF0725 protein At1g28500 isoform X1: MTYDCENERIRYPNHVLVNLYARLGLHHFNLSQGSNLEFHHLKKFNMTMNYISSYRITLVGYDPATTLLINFQVGVSEQAYGRLNLMVFVARPQADRPPSNEVVRPLGVTNDPFKPDACDDNGFPFWPTDFNDTKRFHLLKESELQGNDCIRLYLELALCANDRNIPDSHVSQLQIVRVAMETFEDVDVINANFYITLKGLPVARVGEDGEHVERKVIIRRYVDLSTGYLILKGGFGFSVGEDTSERHMTRRRTQQKISLGSKVLQEKIELWYGGSVLNPDLFTWVRLWPDP, translated from the exons ATGACTTACGATTGTGAAAACGAGAGGATTAGGTATCCTAATCATGTGTTGGTCAATCTTTACGCTAGACTCGGTCTCCATCATTTCAACCTCTCTCAg GGATCAAATTTAGAGTTCCATCACCTGAAGAAATTCAACATGACTATGAATTATATCTCCTCCTACCGCATCACTTTGGTGGGTTATGATCCAGCGACCACTTTGCTCATAAACTTTCAGGTTGGAGTGTCTGAGCAAGCATATGGTCGTTTGAATTTGATGGTCTTTGTTGCTAGACCTCAAGCTGATAGGCCTCCCAGCAATGAAGTTGTTAGGCCACTTG GTGTCACCAATGATCCCTTCAAACCGGATGCATGTGATGATAATGGATTCCCTTTCTGGCCGACAGATTTTAATGATACAAAACGATTCCACCTG CTGAAGGAATCCGAGTTGCAAGGCAACGACTGTATTCGTCTATACTTGGAACTTGCTCTCTGTGCCAATGATAGGAATATTCCTGAC AGCCATGTATCCCAGCTACAGATTGTGAGAGTTGCAATGGAAACTTTTGAGGATGTGGACGTCATAAATGCCAATTTCTACATAACGTTGAAAGGCTTGCCCGTGGCTCGGGTTGGTGAGGATGGTGAGCATGTTGAGCGCAAAGTCATAATTAGAAGGTATGTGGATTTATCTACCGGATACTTGATTCTCAAGGGTGGGTTTGGGTTTTCGGTTGGAGAAGACACTAGCGAGCGCCATATGACTCGCCGCCGGACCCAGCAAAAAATATCTCTGGGGTCAAAGGTGCTTCAGGAGAAAATCGAACTCTGGTATGGGGGTTCAGTG TTGAACCCAGACCTCTTCACGTGGGTACGCCTCTGGCCGGACCCTTGA
- the LOC108807913 gene encoding UPF0725 protein At3g19520-like, whose amino-acid sequence MSSGIPVQDSQEFVRRQMNYWEQVSESGGFDIEHISAPPMGLLTYDCEDKRNLFPNRLLVNLYARLGIYRYNLSKGTNLKFHHLTKFNMTNNCISSYRITLVAYDPVTTSLVTFLVGISEEEYARLNLMLFIARPQADKPHCQEPVRPIGSTIYPLTPDACDDKGLLPFWPTNFEDTSRFRLMNESELQGNDWIRLYLELALCSNDRNIPESHLSQLQIVRVAVEEAVEHADLIFYITFKGLPVARVGEDGEHVERRVIIRTFEDPSTGYFTLMGGFGFSVGEDTSHRRPMTRPQSIDEICAEQKRLDFTPPPCPPTYMADWWKS is encoded by the exons ATGTCTTCTGGTATTCCTGTTCAAGATAGCCAGGAGTTCGTCCGTAGGCAGATGAATTACTGGGAGCAAGTGAGTGAATCAGGG GGTTTTGATATCGAACATATCTCAGCACCGCCAATGGGACTCTTGACTTACGATTGTGAAGACAAGAGGAATCTGTTTCCTAATCGTCTGTTGGTCAATCTCTACGCTAGACTCGGTATCTATCGTTACAACCTCTCTAag GGAACAAATTTAAAGTTCCACCACCTGACGAAGTTCAACATGACTAATAACTGTATCTCCTCATACCGCATCACTTTGGTTGCTTATGATCCAGTGACCACTTCGCTGGTCACCTTCCTGGTTGGAATCTCTGAGGAGGAATATGCTCGTTTGAATTTGATGCTCTTCATTGCTAGACCTCAAGCTGATAAGCCTCACTGCCAAGAACCAGTTAGGCCAATTG GTTCCACCATTTATCCCTTGACACCGGATGCATGTGATGACAAGGGATTATTACCTTTCTGGCCGACCAATTTTGAGGATACATCACGTTTCCGCCTG ATGAATGAATCAGAGTTGCAAGGCAACGACTGGATTCGTCTATACTTGGAACTTGCTCTTTGTTCAAATGATAGGAACATTCCCGAA agCCATCTCTCCCAGCTACAGATTGTGAGAGTTGCAGTGGAAGAAGCTGTTGAGCATGCGGATCTCATTTTCTACATAACGTTTAAAGGCTTGCCCGTGGCCCGGGTTGGTGAGGATGGTGAGCATGTTGAGCGAAGAGTCATAATCAGAACGTTTGAGGATCCATCTACCGGATACTTCACTCTCATGGGTGGGTTTGGGTTCTCGGTCGGCGAAGACACTAGTCATCGCCGCCCTATGACTCGCCCTCAGAGCATTGATGAAATTTGCGCTGAGCAGAAGAGGCTGGACTTTACGCCTCCCCCATGTCCACCCACCTACATGGCTGATTGGTGGAAAAGCTAG
- the LOC130505047 gene encoding putative UPF0725 protein At1g28500 isoform X2, with the protein MTYDCENERIRYPNHVLVNLYARLGLHHFNLSQGSNLEFHHLKKFNMTMNYISSYRITLVGYDPATTLLINFQVGVSEQAYGRLNLMVFVARPQADRPPSNEVVRPLGVTNDPFKPDACDDNGFPFWPTDFNDTKRFHLLKESELQGNDCIRLYLELALCANDRNIPDSHVSQLQIVRVAMETFEDVDVINANFYITLKGLPVARVGEDGEHVERKVIIRRYVDLSTGYLILKGGFGFSVGEDTSERHMTRRRTQQKISLGSKVLQEKIELC; encoded by the exons ATGACTTACGATTGTGAAAACGAGAGGATTAGGTATCCTAATCATGTGTTGGTCAATCTTTACGCTAGACTCGGTCTCCATCATTTCAACCTCTCTCAg GGATCAAATTTAGAGTTCCATCACCTGAAGAAATTCAACATGACTATGAATTATATCTCCTCCTACCGCATCACTTTGGTGGGTTATGATCCAGCGACCACTTTGCTCATAAACTTTCAGGTTGGAGTGTCTGAGCAAGCATATGGTCGTTTGAATTTGATGGTCTTTGTTGCTAGACCTCAAGCTGATAGGCCTCCCAGCAATGAAGTTGTTAGGCCACTTG GTGTCACCAATGATCCCTTCAAACCGGATGCATGTGATGATAATGGATTCCCTTTCTGGCCGACAGATTTTAATGATACAAAACGATTCCACCTG CTGAAGGAATCCGAGTTGCAAGGCAACGACTGTATTCGTCTATACTTGGAACTTGCTCTCTGTGCCAATGATAGGAATATTCCTGAC AGCCATGTATCCCAGCTACAGATTGTGAGAGTTGCAATGGAAACTTTTGAGGATGTGGACGTCATAAATGCCAATTTCTACATAACGTTGAAAGGCTTGCCCGTGGCTCGGGTTGGTGAGGATGGTGAGCATGTTGAGCGCAAAGTCATAATTAGAAGGTATGTGGATTTATCTACCGGATACTTGATTCTCAAGGGTGGGTTTGGGTTTTCGGTTGGAGAAGACACTAGCGAGCGCCATATGACTCGCCGCCGGACCCAGCAAAAAATATCTCTGGGGTCAAAGGTGCTTCAGGAGAAAATCGAACTCTG TTGA